Part of the Lolium rigidum isolate FL_2022 chromosome 6, APGP_CSIRO_Lrig_0.1, whole genome shotgun sequence genome, CGATCTTTTCGACGGTGTCTCCTCTACTATGAAAGCGAGCTATAAGTCCTTCACTGCTGACGAATAAACTTCTCATCTTTTTTGATATTTTATGCGCACACATCAATCAGTAATTGTGTGCTTCGACAAAACAGTCAGCCCAAAGCAGTAAAAAAATGGCAAGTGAAGGTACCATATAGTATCCCTGATGATTTGGCTATCCTATCTTTTTCTCCCTTAGCTCCAATTGGCAGATAATTTCTTTGCTTAGGTGTTTGGTGACAATGACTGAAAGCCTCCCTGTCCCCCAACAAAGATTTGTCATACCGATTCAAACAAAATCGAAAAACCTCACGTTTCTTACACTCAAACAACTTGTACCTGATTAATTAACCATGCTCGGATTAATTATACGGTCACAGAGGAAGAAACCTCAGTCATTTTCACACAATTATACGCAGAAAGAGTTGGGTTAGCCTTCTAGCTAGAAGGGTCCTTGACTCCTTGTACAAACGTTCTTCTCTCTCCACGCGTTGCGTGACCGCGAGCCTGCTGCCGGCCGCTGCCGGCCGGGAACCAAGTCCGTCCATCGCTCCCGCCATAATTTAAATCCAACAGGGCGGTAAATTTCCAGTCCTACCCCTAATCCTCTGTTCTGGCGACCCAAAAAACTGCTGCCCAATTCAGACATTTCAGCCTCTCGCCACCTGCTTCGGAAATCCAAGACCGTCGAAACAAAACCATCCCCATCGTCGAGTGTCCTGCTCACCGCGGGCGGCACGCGAGTCGACTCATCCAGCGCAGACATGGCAGCACCGATGCCGACGTACTCTGCCGTCGTCGCGCACGCCTCCGCGTTCCTCGGCGAGCTCATCGCCGACCCGCTCCTCCGGCGCCACCTCctctccgccgcggccgccgcggacggcggcggtggccagcacACGGCCGCCACGCTCCAGGCGCTCTCCCTCATCTCGGACGCGCTCGACACGGCCCcgtccgcctcgccgtcgccgtcctcgcTCCGCGCCGCCGAGCGCCTCCTGCTCTCTCTCCCCGCGGCCACCCCGCTCTCCTGCCTCCTCTCCGCGATCGCCTCCGCCGcgcggcgccgcggcggcgcgcCGTCCGCCGCGTCCGCCGTGCTCGACCTCTTCGTCCTCGACCCGGCGCTCGCGCGCCACGAGCTCGCGCCCGCGGCCTTCGAGGCGCTCTTCGCGCCGCGCCTCCTCCCCGTCATGCGCCACTTCGCCACGCGccgcgcgtcggccgccgccgccgtggcctccGCGGCGCAGTTCCGCGAGGACAGCAGGTCCGACGAGACGGCCGCGCTGTCCGCGATGAGGGTTCTGTCGCTCATGAGCGGCGCCCAGGCGCAGGAGATGAGGGGCCTGGAGCGAGAGTACGAGATGGTGCTCGACGTCAACTGCAAGGCCTACGCGCTCTACCTGAAGAAGATCCTCGAAGCCGGAGAGACGGAAAGGCtttcaccgccgcctcctcctccggagCTTGTTTTCACAGTCGGAGACGGCGACATGagcgccggcgacgaggaagccTCGACGGACGCCGATGATGGGGCTCTCAGCTTCGTGCGGGACAATGTAATACTCTACATGCACACACACGCTACGTTCTTTCCACATTGATTTCAGCGAGCTCACCGTGAAGTTTTGCAGCCGATGTGGGCGGAGGCGGAGGGCGACCTGTACCCGCGGCAGGGGAGCATCAAGGGACGGAGGGAACTGATGAGGCCGCCGAGCCTGTACCCGCAGCGCGTGTCGCCGCACCTCATAGTGCAGCAGCAAAGGCAGTCACCGCAGGTCGGAAGATCGGGAAGATGGAGCCCAGCGCCCAGACTCCGAGAAGAGCCCTCGCCGGCCACGCCTTCCGACGACAGCACGGAGGATTCTTCCATCGAGCTCTACACCGGCAAACAGGTTTGTGCTAGTGTATCTGAACCTTTTCTTAGATGATATCTGAACCTTTGACGCGTTCTGAAACGAAAGATGCAATTGGTACTTAATTAAGCCGGTCGTTCAATATAGAATCCGAGTGATCAAAAGGATTAGTACGGACTACTAGCTGTACTAGCTAGATAAACACTTCACTGCATGATTTGTTTGGATGCCGGCCTAGGATAATCTTCCAAGCAGGAGTAAGTACTAGTAGATAGAAGGAATTAGGCTCCATTTTTGCATTGCATGACAGTCCTCTTTGACTGACAATCTTGTCTTATTTAGATTTTAGAGCATCCGTATCCCTAGATGCTAAAGAGACGTTGAAGGTGAGAGAAATGGCTAGAACCAGTTCTTTGAACTTTTCAATGAAAATTCAGGTGGTGGACTTCGACCCCACGTGACCATTCGAAAAGGACGCTTACCGTTTAGCACCGAGTGTAAGCTTATTcagggttttttttttaaattccacTTGTTATAAGTTGAGCAGTTGAGTTAACTTTTTTTTCTAATCTCCGCAAACGACTCAAAATAATAACCAGGTTAACAATAAATCCGTTGCTGATCAACgtagtattttttattttatttttgaaatttaGTATTATTACTTAGATTATGTATGATGGTACTCTGGTTTGCTTAATACTGTAACGTTCACTAACTGCATTGTAGAAATTTGTGAACTTCAACTTTTAAAATAAGTTCAGTATAACATTAAACGGTCGTCTAAGTATATCTGGGAATGTGACAAATTAAATCCAAGTTGCAAACCATAACATGAcaatatatttaatatttttattTCGGTTGATAAGTTGTTGATTTTCTATGGCAcatgacactaaacatcttaaaattGAAACTACACTTAAAATGCAGTTTCTATATGTAAAGTACTACAAAAAATAAATTATTACGAAGAATCCACAAAAGTGACCGAAAAACTTCACAAAAGCAACTAAAAAAAGGCTGAAATACCACTCAATAAAACGTGGCTagctttttttcaaaatgggagcAAAATCCCAGCTCTGCATCGATCGATGCACACATCTTTTTATTGCATTATTCAGAGTAACGGATCAGTTATATAGTTGCACATCTCATGGATCACAGCCTTTTATGGCTAGTATTTAAAAATATTTCTTAGTCCACTAAATTACTAGATATCAAGTTTAGAGGTAGACCTAAGAGCTTAATGTAGACTAAAGAGTGCCGTAAGCCCCTTAAGATTGCATTCCATAaaataaatacaatatttaaaatTCACGTAGAGACTAGCCCCCTCTTATCCGTGCAACCTATTTGCCTTCAAGTCATGGCCATATCAAACAAAATACAATATTTAGAGCATCCGTATCCCTAGATGCTAAAGAGAATTTAAAGGTGAGAGAAATTGCTAGAACCAGTTCTATGAACTTTTCAGTGAAAATTCTGGTGGTGAACTTCAACCCCACGTGACCATTCGAAAAGGACGCTTACCGTCTAGCACCGAGTGCTAAGCTTATTTAGGGGGTATTTTGAAAATTCCACTTGTTATAAGTTGAGCAGTTGAGTTAACTGTTTTTTTTCTAATCTCCGCAAACGACTCAAAATGATAACCAGGTTAACAATATATCCATTCCTGAGAGACCAACGTAGTATTTTATATTTTCGTTTTGAAATTTACTATGACTTACTTGGACTATATATAATGGTACTCTGGTTTGCTTAATACACTAACTGCTTTGCTGAAATTTCTGAACTTCAACTCTGGTTCAGGGCAATCCAAGTATATATACCGAGAATGTGAAAAGATATATGTAAGTCGCAAATCATAACATGGCTAcaaatttaatattttatttgggttgataaattgttgatTGTCTCTATGGCACATGAGACTGAACATCTCAAAACAGAAATTTCACTTAAAGTGCAGTTACAATATACAAAGAACTACGAAATCAAATTTTAAGAAAAATCCACAAAGGTCACTGAAACTTCATAAAACATGACCGCAACTAAAAAACACAGAAATACCACTCAGCAAAACGTGGTGAGAACTTCAAAATATTTCCAAGTCAACTAAATTACTAGTTATCGAGTTTAGGGGTAGAACTTCCTGTAGACTAAATAGTGCCATGAGCACCTTAAGTTTGCATTCCATCGAACAATATACAATATTTAAGATTCATGTAGTAATGTTTGAACTAGAGATTAGCCCCCTCTTATCCGTGCAACTTATTATCCTTGAAGTCATGGCCCCATACTTTAGCAAAATTATCTTTGATTAGGATCTCCTCTAGAGTACCGACCAAAAACAAATCTTTAGAGGAAACTTAAGCCTGCCGATGAATTTCTTCTAGAGGACAATGTTTCCATTAGCTATATCTGCCTACATGGACAtaacccaaaaaaaaaactccaGAAGTACAAAGGTTCAAACGAAAAACGAATGTCTCGTAGGATTGAATAACATACATTCACCGCTAAACCAAATGAGGCTAGACCGTCCATTCATCACTAGATAAAACTCAACAAAAAATACTAACATTCAAAAAAAGTTATATTTAAAATAGTAGGTATCGTGACATGTTTTCGCTACAGAATGCAGCGAAGTGTTTGTATTGTTGACTAAGAGGTATATCTCCAAGCAAAGAATCTTCCAGAAATCTGTTAGTTGTGCTATCATCGACAATAATCGAGTCCGCGATAAAAAAAAACTCGTCCTTTTTAGATAGCCATTCTTGGAAACAAGAATAAGTAGGTTTTGTTGCCACTTGTTTTTTTGATAATATATCACTATTCAAAATATATCAATTACACCTGAACTCTACACCAACAACATAACAAGATATAGTCAAGACAATGAGGATGCACATAGCCAAATTGTTACCAAAGTAAAGAAAAAGATCAATTGAACAACTACAACAACCACGAATGATGTCAACCTGATGGTACCAAATGAGGTACTCTGAGAACGACACGTCCAGGAagggaaatgttctttggaactcAATTATGACAACAATATATCTAATTGACTCACTCGTGGTGTATGGTTGAGTCGATGATGAGAGTTGGAACTACTGTTATCGCTATGTTGTCGGTTGTGACACTCGAGAGAAAGTCCTACAACACCCATCCTCATTTTGCAACTTAAAGAACCGGGTAAACATTTGTTTTCAATTTAAGATTATCCATTTAAATACTCCTTGTtctcatggcatgcacaaaataaaCTTCACTTTGTTAAATGACATTTCTTCTTATGCCTATAAGTCATCACTGTGCCAGAAGAATCTAGGTTTGTAGTAATAAACATATTGTAAATTTAGAGGCACATCAAAGAATGACATCAGTGGATTGGTGATTATATCATTTATAAAGAAAAGTCACGCCCATATGAAAACAATTTACCCATGACCCTTTCCACTCTTTATTAGTGAAAACCTAGATGATTTAATGAGTTTAATGTTAGGCCCTGTCATGTGTAATTTTATGTGACTTACTACCTCCATCTTAAAGTTTAAGGCTTAAATTATTTTTAGAAAATCAAAcgatgtcaagtttgactaagtttttaccagaAATTATTAACATgcgaaatacaaaattaatataattaaatagataataaaatatatttccgAAAGGTATCTACATATATTGTATTGTATTTgttgttgatagattgttctaaaagtttgatcaaattttacttggtttgacttttcaaaaaacaaTGCCTTAATCTTTGGCATGAAGGTAGTATATTTTTAAAATGATAAATAGTACTACGCACTAGCCAGATAACCCTTTCAAATTGTGAAGTCGATTTTGTAATAAACCTATTAGAAGAAAATGGCATTGTTTTTACAACTAGTTTCTGCTCGGAAGCATCGAAGAAGACAATCCTTGTTGGCTTCTCCGGATGATGAGCCATTTCTGGCTACGTAGACGAGAAACCACATTTTCTAAAACTGAGTTCCCAATGCTTGTTTTCTTGTCTCGTAGGAAAAGCACGCGGCGTCGCCTCTGTCCAAGCCACGTAAAGCGCAGCCACGCGATGACGACGGCGCCGGCTGGGCCCGTTCTTCTCCGGAGCCATCGAGGTAAGCCACCCTGCGCCCCTCCAAGACAGCATTCTCCAGCCTTGCACCGGCGTTACCGAGACAAGCTCTGATCGCGGCCCCTGTCGGATTTTCTTACATACAGCTCCCCGATGGGCGGCTACGCCGACCTGGCGCGGCAGCAGCAGGTGGCGTCGACGCCCAAGGACTTCGTGTGCCCGATCACCAGCCAGGTGTTCGACGACCCCGTCACGCTCGAGACCGGCCAGACCTACGAGCGCCGCGCCATCCAGGAGTGGCTCGACCGCGGCAACGCCACCTGCCCCATCACCCGCCAGCACCTCAACGTCGGCAGCCTCCCCAAGACCAACTACGTCCTCAAGCGCCTCATCGCCGGCTGGCTCGAGCAGAACCCGCCCGCCACGCCGGCGCCGCCCATCACGCCCATTACTCCCGCCACGCCCGCGCTGCCGGTGGCGAGGACGCCTTCCGCGAGGATGGAGGCCCCGCCGCCCCTTCCCTTCAAGATCAACTCGCCGTCCCCGGACAACACCGGCAGCCAGGCCAGCGCGCCCTCGCCCACCAGCGTCATCGTGCAGGCCTCCGTGGACAGCGCCATCGGCGAGCTCCGCGCCGCGGTGTCCTGCCTCTGCACGTCCGAGGAGCTGGCCGAGTCGGAGAAGTCCGTGCTCAGGATCGAGCGGCTCTGGCGCGAGGCCGGCGCCGCGGAGCACGCGTTCTTCTCCGCGCTGGCCAAGCCCGCCGTCATCAACGGCTTCGTGGAGATCCTCTTCAACTCCGTCAGCGCGCAGGTGCTGCAGGTGgccgtcttcctcctcgccgagCTCGCCTCCCGCGACGACGGCGTCGTGCAGACGCTGACACGGGTGGACACCGACGTCGACTGCCTCGTCGCGCTCTTCAAGAAAGGGCTCGTCGAGGCTGTCGTTCTCATCTACCTTCTCAGTCCTTCCGTGGAGCAGCTCGTCGAGATGGACATGGCCGAGGCGCTGGTGGCCGCCATCCGCCGAGTCGAGGAGGCAGACGCGGTGAACATGTGCGTCAAGCCCAAGGCCGCGTCGGTGATCCTCCTCAGCCAGATTCTCTCAGAGGCAGGTGATGGCAGAGACAGCACGCCGCCGGTGCCGAGGTCCGCGCTGGTGTCCGAGAGGTTCGTCAGGAGTACGGCTCTGGTCTTGGACGCCGAACAGGTCGAGGTGAGGGTGGCCGGCATGAGGATCCTACTGAGGTGCATCGCGGAGGACGGCCACTGCCGGAGTAGCATCGTCGACAAGCTGGCGCTGGGCCCCGTCCTCGACGCCTTCCACGTCGTCGGCGACGCCGACAAGTTCGACATCGTTCGGTTCCTCTCCGAAATTCTCAAGCTGAAAAAGTAATCCTAACATAACCAATCAACAAACTCCACATTCTTCCAACCTTGTGTGCTATGCTAAACTTGTCCGAACCTAACGCCGTTCTTCTTCAGGCGATCGGCAGCAGAGCGTGTTCTTCGGGCGATCAAAGAGGGAGGATCCTTCAGCATGATGCACACGCTCCTTGTGTATCTGCAGTCCACGACGCCGGAGCAGAGCCCCGTCGTCGCAGGGCTTCTTCTTCAGCTTGATCTCTTGGTAAACACAGTAGATTTCTGTTTGCTATATTTCTTCAGTTTACATAGTGATCCGCAGCTCCATCTTCTAAATCCTGACGACCAATTCGTCTGCTTGGCAGGTGGAGCCGAGGAAGATAAGCATGTACCGCGAGGAGGCGATGGACAGCCTCGCTGACTGCCTCAAGAACTCCGATTTCCCGAGGAGCCAGCTCCTCGCCGCCGAGACCATCATGAACCTGCCCGGAAAGTTCTCCTCGTCGGGGCGGCCGCTCGCCCGGTCGACCCTGCTCAAGCTCGCCAGGGTGAAGGAGCGATACCGGCCGCCGCAGTCGCAGGAGCTGAGCGTCGTCCGCGGCGCCGATGGCGGCGAGGACGACGCGGCCGCCGAAGACAAGGCAGCGTGGGAGTGGGAGAGGAAGACGGCGTACGCGGTGGTGAGCCACGAGTTCGGGCTGGCGCTGGAGGCCCTGTCCGAGTGCCTCGAGAGCAAGAACGCGGAGCTGTTCGCGGCCAGCCTCGTGTGCGCCGTCTGGCTCGTCCACATGCTCTCCCTCCTACCCGACACCGGCGTgctcggcgcggcccgggtctgccTGCTCCGGCAGCTCGTGCTCGTCCTCAGGTCCGCCAAGCACGGCAGCGACAGGGCCCTCGCCATGGTGGCGCTCAGGAGCTTCATGAACGACCGTGGTTTGTTTGTTACTGCGCTCATGGACTTGCATTCTTGCCTGAACTTGTTAAAGTTCATCTCTTGTTCGTCCTATCTGATTTGATGTGAAATGTTTTCAGAGGGAATGCAGGACATCGCAACCTACATCAAGGACGTGCTCAGGACCTTGAGAGAGCTGAAGA contains:
- the LOC124658869 gene encoding putative E3 ubiquitin-protein ligase LIN; this translates as MAAPMPTYSAVVAHASAFLGELIADPLLRRHLLSAAAAADGGGGQHTAATLQALSLISDALDTAPSASPSPSSLRAAERLLLSLPAATPLSCLLSAIASAARRRGGAPSAASAVLDLFVLDPALARHELAPAAFEALFAPRLLPVMRHFATRRASAAAAVASAAQFREDSRSDETAALSAMRVLSLMSGAQAQEMRGLEREYEMVLDVNCKAYALYLKKILEAGETERLSPPPPPPELVFTVGDGDMSAGDEEASTDADDGALSFVRDNPMWAEAEGDLYPRQGSIKGRRELMRPPSLYPQRVSPHLIVQQQRQSPQVGRSGRWSPAPRLREEPSPATPSDDSTEDSSIELYTGKQEKHAASPLSKPRKAQPRDDDGAGWARSSPEPSSSPMGGYADLARQQQVASTPKDFVCPITSQVFDDPVTLETGQTYERRAIQEWLDRGNATCPITRQHLNVGSLPKTNYVLKRLIAGWLEQNPPATPAPPITPITPATPALPVARTPSARMEAPPPLPFKINSPSPDNTGSQASAPSPTSVIVQASVDSAIGELRAAVSCLCTSEELAESEKSVLRIERLWREAGAAEHAFFSALAKPAVINGFVEILFNSVSAQVLQVAVFLLAELASRDDGVVQTLTRVDTDVDCLVALFKKGLVEAVVLIYLLSPSVEQLVEMDMAEALVAAIRRVEEADAVNMCVKPKAASVILLSQILSEAGDGRDSTPPVPRSALVSERFVRSTALVLDAEQVEVRVAGMRILLRCIAEDGHCRSSIVDKLALGPVLDAFHVVGDADKFDIVRFLSEILKLKKRSAAERVLRAIKEGGSFSMMHTLLVYLQSTTPEQSPVVAGLLLQLDLLVEPRKISMYREEAMDSLADCLKNSDFPRSQLLAAETIMNLPGKFSSSGRPLARSTLLKLARVKERYRPPQSQELSVVRGADGGEDDAAAEDKAAWEWERKTAYAVVSHEFGLALEALSECLESKNAELFAASLVCAVWLVHMLSLLPDTGVLGAARVCLLRQLVLVLRSAKHGSDRALAMVALRSFMNDREGMQDIATYIKDVLRTLRELKKSSGLAFEMLKLLSDGQESSIDMWNHKELNQVDCSSNGEVTSIVYFKNYIFSGHSDGTLKVWEGSENILRLVQESQEHTKAITSLSILPSEEKLYSGSMDRTIRVWQFRDGLRCAEVHDTRDPVQNLAVATAMACFVPQGAGVKALSWNGGSPRVVNPGKSVRSMALLHGKLFCGCNDGSIQEVDLATGTLAVIQVGNKRILGKSNPVYCLQLHDGLLYTGGASLDGASVKIWNSTNYNLVGSIPSPAEVRSLVVSADLVYLGSRNGAVEIWSREKLIKIGALQAGGPGCRVQCMAVDADGDVLVVGTSDGRIQAWGLT